Genomic DNA from Burkholderia plantarii:
CCGGAGGAGGCATTCAGGCTGATGGCTGCAGCGATGCCTGGCGAGGTCGCACGACTATGCGCCATCTTTCGCACTCACGGAATCTGGGTGTGGGGGCGAGGAGCAATTGAAGCTCATCTGGGCATTCAGAAGAACGACCCGGCTCGCATGGCCTTCGTAGGAACCATGCAGGCAAACGGGAATGCCAGTCATGCAGCGCACGAGCAAGATCTTATCGATTTCGCGGCGTGGATTTGAAGTGGAGATAGAGAAACGACGGGGCACAATAAAATTGCCTCGTCGGTCGAAGCCTACCGGCGGGGTAAGAGCATGGCAGCCAGTCCGGCGCGGTCTGCGCTCCTCGTCCCATCGGATGCGTGATCAACCTGGCATGAGGTCGCCGTGCGGCCCACGCCGGGCGGCTCAGAACACCCGGTGTATGGTTCATAAAAACCGCTCATCTTTGCGGGCAGGTCGGGCGGGGCACAACGGCACGCGTCAACGTATCGATTTGCATCATCGCGCATCAAAACGCATGATTCCCGTGCATCGGAAAACGCCCAGAACTCCACACCACAAGGGCCACCGAGCCGGTCGGCCTAGTGCATAAAAACCGGCCCACCGAGCGAAGCCCGTAGGCGCGGAGGGGACTGCGAACTAGCTTCTCGGGCACCCCTGCCCGCCTGCTGCCCCCCTTTTCACTGATCGCGCACGCACGCGGCCTCACCACGCCGGTGATTTGGCGCGGGCAATGCTGGGGAACCCGGCGCCACTGCCGGCCGGCTACAGGAGCTGCATTCGCGTCTGCCGCGAACTCAAAAAACCGCGCTCGGTCATCAACCGGTGTGAGGTTCAATCCCCTCGTTGCACTTCGTCATCAAGACGTTGCGCTTGAGCATGTGACATCATTTTCTGATATCGTGCGATATCATATTGTGCTATCGTGTTCCCATGAAAACGAAACATGTTCGCACGCTCACAGCGATCTTCACGAAACCGACACTGGGCGGCATCGTGTTCGCGGATATCGAAGCTCTGGTTGTTGCACTGGGCGGCAGCATTCACGAAGGCGCCGGGTCGCGGATCGCGTTCGAACTGAATGAAACGCGCCGCTATCTGCACCGCCCGCATCCGGGCAAAGAGGCGAAACGCTATCAGGTCGAAGATATGCGGGACTGGTTCAACCAATTGGGGATCAAACAATGATCAACGCAATGACGTACAAGGGCTATTACGCCCGCGTCGACTTCGACGGCCGCGACAACATCTTTGTTGGGCACGTGCTCGGCATCGACGACAAAATTAGCTTTCATGGCGAGACTGTCGCGGAACTCACGCAAGACTTTCACGCTGCCGTCGATCATTATCTGGACGAGTGCGCGCGTATGAAGCGTGCGCCCCAAAAGCCCGCATCCGGCCGGCTCATGCTACGCCTCGCACCCGAAACGCACGCCGCAGTGGGCGTTGCTGCCGGCATCGCCAACGAAAGCATCAACCAATGGTCTGAGGAAGTACTGAAACGCGCTGCGCAGGAAGTGCTCGAACGCGCCGCACATGCTTGATTGCACTTCGCAGTGCGCTTGCACGCTGTTCCAGCGCAGCAACGCGTCAAACACCTCGGCTCACGTCTGTCACAAAAGCGTGTCGCGCTCGCGAGACGGCGCGTGGCGCCTTCGCGAGCCGCTGGCCGGCGCCGAAGTGCCAACCGGCGTGTTCGAGCGGCCAAAGTGACCAGTCGGAAACCAGTATTAGGTTGCAGCGCGAGCAACAATATCGAGGTTGCATAACCAAGGCGCATAAAAGTGCATAAAGGAATCGGCCTGCCGATCGCCGCACAGCCCGCGCCAGGTGGCCCCGAGCGCGGGGCGCATGAATGCATAAAAACGCTCGTTTTTGCGGTCAGGTGGGGCGGGGTCACAACTGCGCGCGCCGGGTCGAGATCACAATCATCCTGACAGGGTCCGCCCACCTGAATGCCTCTACGGCGCGGCAGAGGGCCAGCCACGCTCACCCGACAAGCTTGGCAGGCGGGGCGTGGGGGCGGCCAGCCCGGCAGCCGTTCTGAGGCGCGCTATTCCACCGCGCCCATGCATGGGCGCCAGAAGAAAAATTTTCTACGAATTCCGGGCAATGTGGGAAAGGCTGTCAGAGTTCAGCCATGAAGCGTCGTTCACTCGGCGCATAGGGCAATCGTTCGGACGCCGGTTCAGCGCTGGCAAACAGCCATTCAACTGGTAACGTCGAACGATTTTCATAGGCTGACTAGCCACTCGTGCGTCGTTCGCCCCCGACCTTGGGAAGCATGCTTCCCAACATGCCGTTGCACCCTACAGTTTGTCTTTGCGAGTAATATTGGAATTTCCACGTCTTCTGCACTTGTTCCCATGGCTCACTCCTACTACTCACAGCGCAAAGGAACAAATCCGAACCAGTCGGGACTACCGCTAAAAGATATTATTGATCTTTACGTTCGCGTGTACGATCAAATGTCCGAAGACGGATACTTCTCTGAAGCCTTTGGATATGAGTGTGTCGATGCAGGGCATATTAACGGCAACGTGCGCGACATAGATCTCGAAATACTCCTTACCGTTCGCAAGAAAGATCTATGGCCTTTGCACATCTTCGGAAAGGACTATAAAGAAGACGATTTTTTTGATATCATCGAATTTTTATTTCAGCAAGTTTCAAAACCGATAGACGGCTCCTTCCATAGCTACGCTCAATGTGGCATGCACTGGGAGACCTTCAATAAGCAGCAAGGTCAAATCGAGTACCGCGACAAAGTCAATGCTGTGCTGGGCCACTATGCTAGGCCATTTGAACTGTCAGAGAACGGCGAAATACTTCACAAACCGCAGCAGGGATTTGAGAAGATCTTTGACGCCGATATTCCTTCAAACGATTCCAATATATCAAATCGAATTAACGCTGCGATCCTACGTTACCGCCGCCATGGTGCGACGCTCGATGATCGCAGGCAAGCCGTTCGCGATCTCGCTGATGTACTGGAGTACACTCGTTCCGAGATCAAATCTCTTCTTACTTCCGCCGACGAGAAGGATTTATTCAATCTTGCGAACAATTTCGGAATTCGTCACCATAATGACCAACAAAAGACGGGGTACGACGCAAGTCTATGGCTGAGTTGGATGTTCTACTTTTATCTCGCAACCATTCATGTCGTTTTACGGAAGCAACAACAGAGTCGCGCAGGCCTATCTACAGAAGGATAGGCCACTGTTAAGCCACCAGTAGCACGCCCGCCCCGGAACACGACCACTTTACCGAGTAAGCTGGTCGTTGAGTGCTTGCGGAGTTGTAAAGAGGCTCAGGGTCGGAAGTCGCCGGTCAAGCCGCCCCGGGCGCCGCCGACCACCGACTTCCGCCCAGGAGCAGACCAAGGAAAAGTGCCTTGAAGCTGTCATTGGCAATCTATCTCAGCACATGAAATTCGACTTCTTTGCTGGCGGAATTCCCTCGTTATTGAAGGTGTGCCGCGTGTGACCGTCATCTACTCTCGTAGGCATCTTCAAGAAACTGCCAGATGTCTCAATTAGCAAGCCTTCCTGGGTGATGCCTTTTCCAGAATATACGGTACAATTCCTTTAGGGTGCGATTACATCTGAGATCGGCTTAAAAAAGTGATGATTCAAGCCCGTCTTGCAGTATCGAAACCAAACCAATCACTGCAGCCGACTGCCTCTGACGATGCTGTATTTCAACGCTATATTTTTAAGCGCGAGTTCCAATCATAGGTAAAGCATGGACGAAAATGATGATTTTGACTGGGATGCTTTTAATAAAGAGATGGAGGCCAACGAGCAAGAGCTAGAAAATTTATTTCAAAATCTTGACACTCTTTTTGATTGGCTTGATGTATTTGCAAGCCTAGAAAAAACGACCCAACAATTCAATTCAAATATGGAGTCAATAAATCAAGGAATTTCACTTCTTTCTAGACAAAACAAACCAAACGAGAACTACCTGAACGGTATTTTTTTAGTAGGAATTGTTTCTGCTTACGAAAGCTTCATCCATGATTTTTTTGATATTCTTTGCAGAAATCAAAGATATATATCACTAGCCTTAGTTAATTTAGATAAACTCTCGAACAAGGATAAAAACCATCTTCGATTGAAAAAAAATATTTCTGAAGATCATTTAATAAGCTCTCTAAAGAAAGCAACCCTATATGACTCCGTTCAGGTTGCCAGAATATCGGAAGCACTTTTCGATTTAAGAATACCTATTCTTAAAAAAGATCATACCGAAAAACTTTTGGAGCAAAGAAATATATTCACCCACCACGGAGGGCTTTCCGACGGAAAGCCCGTTGAGATAAGGCTAGAATATGTTATTAGTGTTTATGATGTGATTCTCAAGTTGATAAATGGGTATATAAACAAAACAAAAGAACATGCGGACCGGCATCTAGACGAAAAAACATAACAAATCGTTTGATATATTTCGCCTTGCTCACCGGCACCTATAAATTACGTTTTTTGACCCTTTAACTGCGGCATTGAATGTCCGATTTCCAAAGCTGCCAACTTCCGTACTGTGTCGACAAGCGACATCCACCGATATCCGCGAAAAAAAACCGCTGGCACCGAAGTGGCCGGCGGCTTTACTTTCCCAAGTGTGCGGCTAGACGTCAGCCCTTCGGCATCTCGAAGTCCCTGAACCGAACGACCTCGACCCCGAGCCAGTCGTTCACCTCCCGGAGCCGGGCCTTCAGCGGATCGATCTCGAGGCCGTTAAACACCCCGGCCGCCTTCTCCACGTCACCGAACCCACCCGCGTTCGACGGGATGATCCCCATGAGCTGCGGCGGCACGCGGTGCGCCGCGAGTTGGTCCTCGACCGTCACCTTCTTGATATTCCAGAACTCGTCCTTTGCCGCGACCTCGCCGATCGGCAGGAGCTGGATGCCGTCCTTCTTCCCCTTCGGCGCGTACATGAACAGATTCCGAAAGTTGCCCGGGCCCTTCGCGTTCTTCAGCGCCGAGCGCAGATTGTCTACGTCCTCCTGCCGTTCAGCCGCGTCCGTCATGTACAGGATGAAGCCCGCGTGGCTGCCGTTCTTGTAGTAGCGCCGGCGGAACAGCGTGGCGCTCTCGTTCAACCAGGTCGAGTTCAGGGCCGACAGATATTCCGGCAGCCCGTAGATTTCCTGGTTCAGGTCCGGCTCGTACAGGTGATAGACCGAGCCCTTCGGGAACGCATGCGGCTCACGCACGTTCGTCACGAACCAGTACTGATCCGGCTCGAGGCCGACCCGCGTGTATTTCGCGAGCGAGCACTTCAGCGCCATCGGCGTGCCGAGCCGGTTCGTGCGCAGCTCGAGGTAGCTGTTCGCGAAGACCAGGTACTCCAGCACGAATCGGCTGAAGTCCGCACGCGACAGTAGCGGATGCTCAACATACGACTGCACCAGGATATTGCGCTTCACGTAGATGGCCGAGCTATGGTGCGGCGCGGCTCGGAACGAGCGCGCGAGCCCGTCGAGGGGTAGCGGCGGCTCGTACCAGTTCCCCATCCGCATGCATTCAACGTACTCAAGCAGTTCGCGCCGATCCATCACCTCGACCGGATCGCCGAACGAAAAAACCTCCGCGCGCGGCGCTGGCGCCCTCATCGCACCAGCCGCCGGCTCGGCGCGATCATGCTTGCGGCGCCTGGCGCCGCGTCGATACTTACGTGACATCAGAAAATCTCCATGAATCCGGTATTGGCGCCAGTCACGCCCTCGAGCGGCTCGTTCGCGAGCGCGTGCATGCATGCCCAAGCCAGGTCGCCGTGGCTCGCCTCTTCCGAGCGGCTCGCCTTGTACGTGACCTGCAGCCCGCTGGGCGTGATCGTCTTCTTGATCGCCATGAACGAGGCGGCGAGATCCTTCCAGCCCGTGTCGAACTCGAGCCGGCCCTTGCGGATCACGTTCTGCGCCTTCATCACGAGTGCGGTCTTGATCTCGACCGAGTAGTGGAACGGCGTCGCGGCCGGGAAAAACTTCGTGACGAGCTGATAGACGCCCTGCCCGATCCCGGTCGTGTCGATGCCGATGTACGTGACGCGGTAGCGCCTGGTCAGTGCCTCGATCTGCGCGGCCTGCGCTTCGAAGTCGAGCCCGTGCCACTGGAACCGCTCGAGCACGCGGAATTTCCCACCGGCATATCTGGGCGGCGCCAGCACCACACAGCCAGCGCTATCGCCCGTGTGCGAGGGGTCGTAGCCGATCCACACCTCTTCGTCGCCGAATGGGCGCAGATACAGCGGCTTGAAGTCGTCCCACACCTCCCAGGTGTCGACCATGCACGGCTGCAGAGTCGACAGCGGGAGACCGACAGCGAATCGTCGATGAACTGGCACAGCAGCAGGTTCGCGTATTCGTCGGCGCTGTATTCCAGCTTCAGGCGCTCGAGGTCGAACAGGGTGCAACCGCCGCGCACGGCGTCCTCGACGGTCACGATCTGCCGATACTGGCCGTCCGCGCACGCTCGGCCGGCCGCTAGCGCCGCATTCGAGATGTCGATCGAAACGCGTTGATCCTTCGGTCGGCCACGGTTGAACAGCGCACCGGACCAGAATGGATAGGCGTCGTGCGCGAGGCTCGACGGTGTCGAGAAATACGTCTGGCGCCACTGCGAATGAATCGCCATGCCGGATGCAACGTTGCGCAGGTCCTGGAAGCGCGGCACCCAAAAATACTCGTCGAAATACAGGTTGCCGTGATAGCTCTGCGCCGTGCGCGCATTGGTGCCGAGGAAGTACAAGGTCGCGCCGTTGGGCAGCACCATCGGATCGCCCTTCAGCTCGACGCCGACCGCGTCCTTGGCGAACTGGACGATGTACTGGCGGAACACGTGCGCCTGCGCCTTACTGGCCGACAGGAAGATCTGATTGCGCCCCGTGTTCAGGGCATCGAGCAGCGCCTCGCGCGCGAAGTACCAGGTCGCACCGATCTGCCGGCTCTTCAGGATGTTGCGAATCCGTTCTTTGAAGCCGGCCCGATACCAGGCGCGCTGGTAGTCGAAAATCGATTCGAGAAACGCATCGTTCAACTGCTCGATCTGCGCTTCACTGAACGCGTTGCGGCCGTCCGAGCTGCGTGATCGGCGCGTACCACCGCTCCCGGATGCGCTCACCTTTGCATCGTTCGCTGATCGCGAGCGCAACCGTTCGAGCTGCCGCGTCAACAAGTCGATTTCCTTGAAATCGCGCCCTTCCTTCGCTTCCTTCGTGACGAGCTTTATCAGTTGCGCCTCGATCGTCATGTTGACGCGATCGACCGGCTCGGTCTCGTCCCACCCATCACGCTTTTTCCAGCTATAGAGCGTGGCCGGCTTCACGCCGAGCAGCTCGGCGATGCGCGCGATGCGATACCCCTGCCAGTACAGGTCGCGTGCGCGTCGGCGCGGGTCAAAGTCGGATGAATCGGCGGGAAGTGCAGTCATGCAGCAAGGCTACCGACGCGCGCGCGTAGACCCTATTTCATACGGTTGTATCGGTTGCCCCCACAACCAAGATGCGTTGCCACACCGGTTCCAACTGCCGAAACTGAAATCCCTGAACACAGCCCCTCTCGGCGGATTCGCACATGGCACAGGACGCAAAGAAGACGAAGTTTTTCTGCATCGCGACGGAAGGCGCAACCACGGACGGTCGAAAGATCGACCGCCAGATGCTCGAGCAAATGGCGAGCAGCTACGACCCGAAGAAGTACGGCGCCCGGATCAACATGGAACACATTCGCGGCATTTATCCGGACAGCGCATTCCGCGCATACGGTGACGTCATCGCGCTGAAGACCGATAAGCACGAGGGTATTTCGTTTCACCCGAGCAAGACCGTCAACAGCAGCGGCGTGCGCCTGCTGATCGAGATGACACCCGACCTCAGAGAAACATTGGATCGAGCCCGCGGCGGCAAGATCACCGCCATCGGGCCAGTGATTTGCACGCATGCCGGTGGCCGCTTCACCTATATCGGCGCGTACTCAGGCTGGAAGCGCGCCTGCCAACGCGCACGATTGGCCTACGAGAAAGACTGTGAAGAAAAGCGAATCACTCCGGACCCGCGCTACCTGATCGGCATGCATTTCCACGATCTGCGGGCGAAGGCACTGACCGATCTGAAGCGGCAGCGGGGAGCGGCGGCCGCGCAATCCCTGGCCGGCCACACGACCGAAAGCATGACGGCGCATTACACGAAATCGCGAGAAGTCGAACGCGTCCAACCCGTTCCATTGGCCCGTCTAAGTTAGACACTGGCGCTCAAGTTAGACAATAAGGCTTCCCGGATCACCCGGAAAGCCTTATGCCACAAGGGTTTGTCACTGAAACGCCACTTCCGCGAAGCTACGCAGCTTGCGGCTGTGCAGCTTCGCCAGCCCGTTGGTGCGCAGGATCTCCATCGCCATCACGCCGATCTGCAGATGCTGATCGACCTGCGCGCGATAGAACTGGTCAGCCATCCCCGGCAGCTTCAGCTCGCCGTGCAGCGGCTTGTCCGACACGCACAGCAAAGTGCCGTAAGGCACGCGGAAGCGGAACCCGTTCGCGGCGATCGTCGCGCTCTCCATGTCCAGCGCGATCGCGCGGCTCTGCGAGAGCCGCTGCACCGGCTCGCGGTGGTCGCGCAGTTCCCAGTTGCGGTTGTCGACGCTCGCCACCGTGCCCGTGCGCATCACGCGCTTCAGTTCGCTGCCGTCGAGCCTGGTGACCTGCGCGACCGCCCGCTCCAGCGCGACCTGCACCTCGGCCAGCGCCGGGATCGGCACCCAGAGCGGCAGGTCGTCGTCGAGCACGTGGTCCTCGCGCACGTAGCCGTGCGCCAGCACGTAGTCGCCGAGCCGCTGCGTGTTGCGCAGCCCCGCGCAGTGGCCGAGCATGACCCACGCGTGCGGGCGCAGCACGGCGATGTGGTCGGTGATCGTCTTGGCGTTCGACGGGCCGACGCCGATGTTGACCATCGTGATGCCGCTGCCGTCGGCGCGCTTCAGGTGATAGGCGGGCATTTGCGGCAGTCGCGGCGCCGGCGCCCCCTCGACGGGCTCGTTGCCGAGATTCGCGTTATAAGTGATCGCGTCGCCCGGCTCGACGAACGACGTGTACTGGCTGCGGTACTCGCGCACGGCCGGATCGTCGCTCGCCGACATCATGGTGCGGCCGAGCTTGACGAATTCGTCGATGTAGAACTGGTAATTCGTATACAGCACGTAGTTCTGGAAATGCATCGGCGCCGTGGCCGTGTAGTGGCGCAGCCGATGCAGCGAGAAATCGACGCGCGCGCCGGTAAACAGCGCGAGCGGAAACGGCCCGCCCGGCTCCGGTTCGTAGGTGCCGTTGACGATCCGGTCGTCGAGGTTGGCGAGGTTCGGCACGTCGAACACGTCGCGCATCGCCAGCAGGCGGTCGCGGTCGAGATCGCCTTCGAGGTGGATGCCCTCGGAAAACGCGAAATGGATCGGAATCGGCTGCTCGGATACGCCCACCTCGATCTTCGCGTTGTGATTGCGCGCGAGCAGGCGCAACTGCTCGCGGTAGTAGCTCGCGAACAGGTCGGGACGCGTGACGGTGGTCTCGAACACGCCCGGGCCGGCCACGAAACCATACGAGCGGCGCGAATCGATGTGGGTGTTGACGTCGGTGCGCACCCGCACGAACGGGTAGCAGGCGCGCACATGGCCGCCAAGCGGCTCGTTGCGCCGGTAGCGCGCGAACGCATCGCGCAGGAACGCGGTATGGGTTTCGTAGATCGAGGACAGCCGGGCGACCGCGGCAACGGGATCGTCGAACGCTTCGACGGGCGGATTTTCAGGCGAGAGCGGACGTTGGCGATTGATGTCGTTGTTCATTGTCATTGCCTCTTCGGTTGCTTGCGACATTATCACAGGAACCCCGCGATTCCGGCGACGCGGAGCCGCCACACCAGCGTTACGACAAGCCCGGCACACGGTCCGGTTTTGCTAGAATCCTGAGGTTAAATTGGAGAAACCCATGAAGCCGCTCATTTTCGCCGCCGCGCTCGCGACGGCCGTCGCCTTGGTCGGCCCCGCGCATGCCGACGGCCCGCCGCCAAGCGACGAGGCCAAGGCCCGGGCCGCACAGGACGAAGCCGCCGGCCTGCCCGATCTGACCAAGATCAACCGGCCCGGCGCGGAAGTGACGTCGAAGATCGATTTCGCCGATATCCAGCGCACGCCGAGCTTCCACGAGAAGAGCGTGAGCGGCACCGAGGTGACCGAGTTCCGCGATCGGGGCAAGCCCGTCGAGATCGACGTGCGCTCGAACTTCGGCACCCGTTACCAGATGAGCTCGACGCCCGACATCTCGCCGCGTCCGCACAACGGCAACGTGCCTGTCACGCGCGTGCCGTCGATCAACCTGAATTACTGATCCACCGCGCCCGGCATCGCCGGCCCGACGGGGCGGCGAGCCCGCTCCTTCCGCAGCCGCCGGCGTACACGCGCCGGCCTGCCAACCCGTTTCGACGTCCCCCCCGCATGGCCGTTTTCACCGCAGTCTCCGACTCCGATCTCGCGCAATGGATGCGCCACTACGATCTCGGCGAAGTCGTCGCGTTTCGCGGCATTCCGTCCGGCATCGAAAACAGCAATTTTTTCCTGACGACGACGCGCGGCGAATACATCCTCACCCTGTTCGAGAAGCTGACGGCCACCCAGTTGCCGTTCTACCTCGAACTGATGCGCCATCTGGCACGGCACGGCGTGCCGGTGCCCGACCCCGTGGAGCGTGCCGACGGCACGCTGTTTGGCGAGTTGCACGGCAAGCCGGCCGCGATCGTCACGAAGCTCGACGGTTCGGCCGAGTTCGCGCCGGGCGAGGCCCACTGCATCGAGGTGGGCCAGATGCTCGCGCGCATGCACCTGGCGGGCCGCGACTACGCGAACCGCCAACCGAACCTGCGCAGCCTGCCGTGGTGGCGCGAGAACGTGCCGGCGATCGCGCCGTTCATCGACGCCGGCCAGCGCGCGCTGCTGGAGGGCGAACTCGCGCACCAGCAGCGCTTCTTCGGCTCCGATGACTACGCGGCGCTGCCCGACGGCCCGTGCCACTGCGACCTGTTCCGCGACAATGTGCTGTTCGCCGGCGCGGCGCCGGACACCGGCCAGGCGGTGCGCCTCGGCGGCTTCTTCGATTTCTATTTCGCCGGCTGCGACAAGTGGCTGTTCGACGTGGCCGTGACCGTCAACGACTGGTGCTCGGACCTCGCCACGGGCGCGCTCGACGCCGAACGCGCCGACGCGCTGCTGCGCGCCTACCAGACCGTGCGCCCGTTCACCGACGGCGAGCGCCGCCACTGGCCCGACATGCTGCGCGCGGGTGCGTACCGTTTCTGGGTGTCGCGCCTGTATGATTTCCACCTGCCCCGCGCCGCGGAGATGCTCAAACCGCACGACCCGGGCCATTTCGAGCGGATCCTGCGCGAGCGCATCGCCCACGCGCAGCCCCTCCCCGAACGACACGCCCCATGCAACTGATCGAAGTCCCCGCCAAGACCGGCTACGTCTGGTTCCGCCAGGGCATCTGGCTATTCCGCCGCAATCCGCTCGCGTTCATCACGCTGTTCTTCAGCTACCTGCTGGCGATGATGATCGTGTCGCTGGTGCCGGTGATCGGCGCGGCGCTGCCGCTGCTGTTCATCCCCGGCATCTCGGTCGGCTTCATGGCCGCCTGCCGCGACGCGGTGGCCGGCAAGCCGGTGCTGCCGACGATCCTGCTCGACGGCTTCCGCTCCTACGGCAGCCTGACGATGCAGCGCCTGTTCACGCTCGGCGGCCTCTACGTCGTGTCGATCGCGATCGTGTTCGCCTGCTCGGCGTTTGGCGACGGCGGCACGCTGCTGCGGATCATGTTCGGCCTCGGCGTCGACGGTCTGGACCCGGCCACGATCCTCACCACCAACACCCTGGTCGCGCTGCTGATCTCGGCGCTGCTCTACGTGCCGGTGTCGATGATGTTCTGGTTCGCGCCGGTGCTGACCGCCTGGCACGAGATCCCGCCCGCCAAGGCGCTGTTCTTCAGCGTCGTCAGCTGCTGGCGCAACCGCTGGGCGTTCACGCTGTACGGGCTGCTGTGGTTCGCGGTCGCGATCGGCGTGTCGTTCGCGCTGGCCTGGCTGATGCACGCGATCGGCGCCGGCCCCTACGCGATGACGGTCATGATGCCGGCCTCGGTGGTGGTCACGGCGGCGCTCTACTGCTCGTTCTACGCGACCTACCGCGGCTGCTTCGGCGTGCAGGAGCCGGGCAGCCCGGCCGTGCCGCCCGCGCGCTGAGCGCGGCGCGCCTCACGCTCCCGGTCCACGCGCCGGCGCCGGGTTTCCCGGCGCCGCGCTCGCCAGCCGACGCAGTTCGGTGCAGAATCATTAGCGTGCAAGTTTTTTGTGCCTGAACGACAGGCCTTCGCTCATGAACGATCTCCCCGCCGTCCCCACCACGCTCGACGAGCAGCTCTGCTTCGCGCTCTATTCGACCTCGCTCGCGATGACGAAAGCGTACAAGCCGTTGCTCGAGCGGCTCTCGCTGACCTATCCGCAATACCTGACGATGCTCGTGCTCTGGGAAACCGACGACATCGCGGTCAAGGACATCGCCGCGCGCCTGAACCTCGACTCGGCCACCGTCACGCCGCTCCTGAAGCGGCTCGAGGCGCTCGGCTATCTCGAACGGGTACGCGGCACGGCCGACGAGCGCCTGGTCCACGCGCGGCTGACGCCGGCAGGCGCCGCGCTGCGCCAGGCAGCGCGCTCGGTGCCGACCGAACTCTTTTGCGCGATGCAGCAAACACCGGACTTCCTGATCCGCCTGCGCGAGGAATTACGGCAACTGCGCGACGCGCTGAAGGACCACAACGGCGACTGAACGGCGAACCGGGCCGGCTCCGAAACGGGCTCGGCCAAGAGTTCGCCATGCGTCATCGCAATTTCATTTGCACACTAATCATTTGTTCGATATATTTTAGTCGTGGCAGGCGAATCCAGGCAAGGCAACCGATTCGTCGCGCCAGTTCCCCTATCGACATGAACAGGAGTCCACCATGAACATCCTCTACCAGACGAGCGCAACGAGCACGGGCGGCCGCGACGGCCGGGCGGTTTCGGCAGACAACAAGCTGGACGTGAAGCTGGCGGCGCCGCGCGAACTCGGCGGCACGGGCGCGGAAGGCACGAACCCGGAGCAGCTGTTCGCCGCCGGTTATTCGGCCTGCTTCCTGAGCGCGATGAAATTCGTCGCCGGCCAGACGAAGCAGACGCTGCCGGCCGATACGACGGTGACGGGGCAAGTGGGGATCGGCCCGAACGACCAGGGCGGCTTCGGGCTCGACGTCGAGCTGCGCATCTCGCTGCCTGGTCTCGAGCCGGAAGCGGCGAAGGCGCTCGTCGACAAGGCGCACGAGGTGTGTCCGTACTCGAACGCGACGCGCAACAACGTGCCGGTGCGACTCGTGATCGCGTAAGGCCGCCGGCGGGCACGGCGCCCGAGTCGACCCGGGTGCCGCGACGCAACCGCCGCCGGGCGAGAGAGACGTGCAGGACGCGCAGCACGCAAGGCAAAGGCGTGGCGACCGAAAGGTCACCACGCCTTTTTTTGTCGGCGGACAATGCCGCCGGAATCAGGCTTGCCGGACGAATCCGGCCGCGCGGAACTCAGCGCGCTGCCATCCACGAAGGCGCGCGGCGCGCGGCATCGTGATCGAGCTTGCGGATGCGAAATTCGAGATCGTACAGATCGGTCGCGTCGGCCAGATAGGCGTCGGCGCGCTCTTTCGCGATCTGCTCGGAGGATTTCGTCAGGAACAGGAACAGGCGGCTCAGCAAGTACATCATA
This window encodes:
- a CDS encoding phage portal protein yields the protein MSRKYRRGARRRKHDRAEPAAGAMRAPAPRAEVFSFGDPVEVMDRRELLEYVECMRMGNWYEPPLPLDGLARSFRAAPHHSSAIYVKRNILVQSYVEHPLLSRADFSRFVLEYLVFANSYLELRTNRLGTPMALKCSLAKYTRVGLEPDQYWFVTNVREPHAFPKGSVYHLYEPDLNQEIYGLPEYLSALNSTWLNESATLFRRRYYKNGSHAGFILYMTDAAERQEDVDNLRSALKNAKGPGNFRNLFMYAPKGKKDGIQLLPIGEVAAKDEFWNIKKVTVEDQLAAHRVPPQLMGIIPSNAGGFGDVEKAAGVFNGLEIDPLKARLREVNDWLGVEVVRFRDFEMPKG
- a CDS encoding homoserine kinase, whose protein sequence is MAVFTAVSDSDLAQWMRHYDLGEVVAFRGIPSGIENSNFFLTTTRGEYILTLFEKLTATQLPFYLELMRHLARHGVPVPDPVERADGTLFGELHGKPAAIVTKLDGSAEFAPGEAHCIEVGQMLARMHLAGRDYANRQPNLRSLPWWRENVPAIAPFIDAGQRALLEGELAHQQRFFGSDDYAALPDGPCHCDLFRDNVLFAGAAPDTGQAVRLGGFFDFYFAGCDKWLFDVAVTVNDWCSDLATGALDAERADALLRAYQTVRPFTDGERRHWPDMLRAGAYRFWVSRLYDFHLPRAAEMLKPHDPGHFERILRERIAHAQPLPERHAPCN
- a CDS encoding type II toxin-antitoxin system HicA family toxin, giving the protein MKTKHVRTLTAIFTKPTLGGIVFADIEALVVALGGSIHEGAGSRIAFELNETRRYLHRPHPGKEAKRYQVEDMRDWFNQLGIKQ
- a CDS encoding BPSS1780 family membrane protein; the protein is MQLIEVPAKTGYVWFRQGIWLFRRNPLAFITLFFSYLLAMMIVSLVPVIGAALPLLFIPGISVGFMAACRDAVAGKPVLPTILLDGFRSYGSLTMQRLFTLGGLYVVSIAIVFACSAFGDGGTLLRIMFGLGVDGLDPATILTTNTLVALLISALLYVPVSMMFWFAPVLTAWHEIPPAKALFFSVVSCWRNRWAFTLYGLLWFAVAIGVSFALAWLMHAIGAGPYAMTVMMPASVVVTAALYCSFYATYRGCFGVQEPGSPAVPPAR
- a CDS encoding GPO family capsid scaffolding protein, coding for MAQDAKKTKFFCIATEGATTDGRKIDRQMLEQMASSYDPKKYGARINMEHIRGIYPDSAFRAYGDVIALKTDKHEGISFHPSKTVNSSGVRLLIEMTPDLRETLDRARGGKITAIGPVICTHAGGRFTYIGAYSGWKRACQRARLAYEKDCEEKRITPDPRYLIGMHFHDLRAKALTDLKRQRGAAAAQSLAGHTTESMTAHYTKSREVERVQPVPLARLS
- a CDS encoding type II toxin-antitoxin system HicB family antitoxin, whose product is MINAMTYKGYYARVDFDGRDNIFVGHVLGIDDKISFHGETVAELTQDFHAAVDHYLDECARMKRAPQKPASGRLMLRLAPETHAAVGVAAGIANESINQWSEEVLKRAAQEVLERAAHA
- a CDS encoding AMP nucleosidase translates to MNNDINRQRPLSPENPPVEAFDDPVAAVARLSSIYETHTAFLRDAFARYRRNEPLGGHVRACYPFVRVRTDVNTHIDSRRSYGFVAGPGVFETTVTRPDLFASYYREQLRLLARNHNAKIEVGVSEQPIPIHFAFSEGIHLEGDLDRDRLLAMRDVFDVPNLANLDDRIVNGTYEPEPGGPFPLALFTGARVDFSLHRLRHYTATAPMHFQNYVLYTNYQFYIDEFVKLGRTMMSASDDPAVREYRSQYTSFVEPGDAITYNANLGNEPVEGAPAPRLPQMPAYHLKRADGSGITMVNIGVGPSNAKTITDHIAVLRPHAWVMLGHCAGLRNTQRLGDYVLAHGYVREDHVLDDDLPLWVPIPALAEVQVALERAVAQVTRLDGSELKRVMRTGTVASVDNRNWELRDHREPVQRLSQSRAIALDMESATIAANGFRFRVPYGTLLCVSDKPLHGELKLPGMADQFYRAQVDQHLQIGVMAMEILRTNGLAKLHSRKLRSFAEVAFQ